TGTTCTTAGATGGGTACATTATGGACTTTCCAGATCTTCTTTTGTGTGTTTAGTTgttaaattagagaaatttcattGTGTTGATGGTTGGTCTTAGAGAGCTTTAATCTGGAAATCCGCGAGTTTCCCAGATGGCTTTTTGCGAAAAGCTTTGAAATTTAGTGTGGTGATTGGCAAGAATGAGAGGAAGTAGGTAGTAGATACTTGTGGGCTTGAGCGTGTTGCTATGAGAGATGAtaggttgacttatataatatCATTGTTATGTGGAATACTGATCTTGCTCGTCCTAGAAAACCCCACTAGAATGTAAAACATCCGAAAGTAAATTTCATCAGAAAACAAAATCTGGTCTTGAAAGTTTAAGCTGCAGTCTTTGTTGGAGATTGGAAAAGGGCCTTCTTGTGTTATGTGGTCGTTGAATGAGCAAAAGCTTCATACTTTTTGCCATTActagtattattattttggcaaGCTCCGAAGTGTAAGTTGTTTTTAGCCATAACTGAGAGAGCATGGAGTCTAAACTTTTGTAAGTTTAATATTTTTGCAGGATTAAATGGAGCCAAGATGGAAAGGAAAGGGCTTAAAAGATAAAGCTCTTGCAGAGCCCGTGTCAAAGATAGTGTCACAGCTTCAGTCTTCTCTAATTCAATCAGATGCTCATGGACTTCTCGCTGGCTGCAGTGTACTTATAGAAGTTGAATCAGAACAAACTGATCTTCTCGATCGTGCGTGCTTTGGAGGACGCATTATTACAGCTGAAAAGGATAAGGATTTGTTTCGGCTGGGTTTAGAAGAAGCCTTTTACCTATGCCATTCGTTGAAGTGCCTCAAGATTGTAGGTGGTGATAATTGTTCAAAGAATGATGTAGAGCTATGGCAGTGCATGATATCCAAAAAATCAACTTTCCCTGATTTCTACAAGGCTTATTCTCATCTTCGAATGAAAAATTGGGTTGTGAAGTCGGGTTCTAATTATGGTGTGGACTTTGTTGCCTACCGTCACCATCCATCTCTGGTCCATTCTGAATATGCTGTGCTTGTTTTGTCAGAAGGAGAGGGCGAAGTAAATGGCCGATTGAGGTTGTGGTCTGATCTCCATTGCACAACTCGAGTTAGTCGAGGTGTTGTGAAGACGCTTTTAGTTCTTAAGATCAATAAAAATGGTAATGGTACTGCTTCTCCATCATATTTGGAGAAATACACTGTTGTAGAGCGCACAGTCACAAGATGGCATCCAGAACAATGCCGTGAAGATCATATGATAGTTGAAAAGAGAACCAAGTAAGTTTAGTTTCCACACTACATGGACGTAAtgatttcatattttcaactcATGAAATGGATCTTCTTCCCTTTTTATAGTATTTGGAATTAATCTTATTCCTAATATATTGATGCAGGGAACTAGAAGCTCCTGTAAAAGCAAGTTTAAAGacaaaatttattcaaaaccATGATGTAAAATTGAAGCAGGGCCTAGTTGGAACCATTCGGAATCTTAGTCTAGTTAGGGTTAGTCTATTTTTTGTGTCTATTTTCTTGATAGTAAGCTGTTGCCTGATGGATTGTTTGAATTAGATTTTCCTGAGTTAAATTTATTGAAATGGGTTGCAGGATTAATCCTTTGTTTTGCAAAAGAGTAGGATCATCGCCAGTTTAAAATGGaccggagaatatccagtttatagctaggatttcttcttagaaatcttaaagtcacaaataggacacttgtccactaaataaaaataaaaataaaatattattttatatttaaataaaaataaaataataaaataataaaatattaagggacTATCCCAGTTTGGGGTTGggttggcttcggccaccccataccttatttttatttaaatctaaaataatattttattattatttttagttagtggGCAGTtgtcctatttgtggctttAGGACTTCGAAGAATAAATTCTAgccattaactggatattcttcagTCTATTTTGAACTgtagaggatcctattcctttTGCAAACATATATGTTTCTTACATTTTTCTTAGattgatgatgtgtcaaaatttgaGCGGTGGGTAGAAAACACAAGAGTTTTCTGCCCTGATCGTATAGAAGCAACCCTCCTGATTGAATCAACTGtatataccattttttttttaagtttttaattttaattcaaagcaagggaagaaaaaaaagagaaatttcaaGAACACAAACGAAATTAACAGAAAAATTCTAGTAACAATCGGGAatgggtcaaataaatgacccaACCCATCAAGTGAATCAAAACGGCCAAAAGAGATTGTTATAAATGACAAAATTTCGTAAACAGAATAAAACCCCAAAGGGTTGCCGACATGACCATCAAAAGCCAGAAAAGAAAGGAACAACTAAATACGAACGTCATGGAAAAGGGAAATAGCCAACCATATACCAACTTAGTACGTCATGGAATTAACCATTGTCATAATTAAATGTGTAATATTTAGCATTGCTCGTTTTGAATATAGTTTTGTATGGTATGGTATGTATACATGTATATTTGCCACTAAGATCTGTACTTAAAACTTGGAACATTTTTTCAGAATAGAGACAAAGACAAAACTACATTGGAATAGTGATGACAAATATTTTCTACAATTGGGCCTAaatattagcttaagcttttagattaAATGATGTaatcttaatatattatatgatggTCTCATGGTTGAAAGAACTCCTCAGAGAATAAATCTCCCTAACCATATAGGAAGAGATCTAGCAATAATTTTGGGGGACTCGACCCATGCCACATCAATTGAATAAAGGATCTAAAGAGGCAATATTATGGGATGAAGAACGAACTTTACAAAAAGAAACTGAACTTTCATTATCTCAAAAAACACTCGATGCTTGGTCAAGAGCAGTAGAGCATACAAACGCCGTGAAATGGCGTAGCAGAACACCCAAGTGCAGTGCAGCAATGCAAGCCAACTATTTACCAACAAAGGAAAATTTTGgtcacaaatattttgaaaggGAGAAACCTCATAACTTATTGCTCGGCAAAGGAAGCAAAGGAACATGAAAATTTGCTTAATCACAGCTTCAGCCACTCCAAGCAAGGACATAGCCCCCAGCAAAACCGGGAAGGATAGTAATCCTTCAAGTAAACCTCCCTGCTAAAACCAATAATATAGAAACTGAAGGATCGAGCACGATGAGACATGGTGACGCGTGTAACTGGCACAACGGAGATGGTATGCCTCTCACATATGACCCTAGAGGAGGGAGGTACATGAGCTCTGTCGGCAATAACTTCAGAAGAAAACTTGttgaggaagaaagagtcagCAAAAAAGGCTGGAGTGCATTGATGTGCCTGAGTGTTGCACAACTGGACACCTTTGGCTCTGTGGAAAACCTCATCAGGAACTGATGCTGCTCCGCTTGTTGCACCAACTTTTCGAGTTGAGAGTGTCTTCCTGtaacagaaatttttttctcattcatTGATGCACCATCAGAAAATGGTAAGAATGAAAATTTCTTGCATGAACAGAATGATGGAAGTTTCTGAGCTAATTACAAGTGAAGCTGATGCATCAGAAGTCTATcactcaaattttttataacataaattGTTTCTTTACAAAATCTGCCACCTGGGTAAACCATGCAAGCAGTGATGGTTGTTGGAACATGAGAACTGACTATCACATCACACTATGGTCTGGAGACGAATGATTTCATAACTTATAGAATTgcctctaaaaaaataattgctgCAACAGGAGAGTGCATCTCAGTCAACTAGCCCCTATATATAGTTATGGAGATAACTTGCATCATATCCCCTTGGACCAAAACTATGTATAAATCCTGCTGAGACTTTGGTCTATCTTTCAGACACCATTCAGTCCATAAGTAGCTTTCTGATGCCAAATTCATCAGGTATaaaatactcaaactctaatgaattgttcaaatttttatgcaGCCAAATTTTCACTGAAATGTTATGTGGATCCGATATGTTTGAATCTTTGATCATCAAAGACAAATCACTTAGCAGTCAGGTACCTCTTCAAGGTGGTGCACAAATCAAAGAATGTGAAACATGACATTACATGAAGAGAATAGATAATTCCTTCTAATAGAGTGACTGCCTCTAAAATATGCACTATGATGAACTAATCAAATTCAAAGAAAGTTGAGCCTCATTAATTTAGAAATGCAGGTTGGTTAGCTTGTACAAACTGGTAACGTTGACCTTTATAGGCAGAGCATATGCAATATACATATCACCAAACTAGCAGACATACCATCTAACGACGGCAACGTTATGCGAGAGAAGAGAACCACTTCCATGACATTTGTCACATTT
Above is a genomic segment from Corylus avellana chromosome ca9, CavTom2PMs-1.0 containing:
- the LOC132162144 gene encoding tRNA-splicing endonuclease subunit Sen2-1-like, whose product is MEPRWKGKGLKDKALAEPVSKIVSQLQSSLIQSDAHGLLAGCSVLIEVESEQTDLLDRACFGGRIITAEKDKDLFRLGLEEAFYLCHSLKCLKIVGGDNCSKNDVELWQCMISKKSTFPDFYKAYSHLRMKNWVVKSGSNYGVDFVAYRHHPSLVHSEYAVLVLSEGEGEVNGRLRLWSDLHCTTRVSRGVVKTLLVLKINKNGNGTASPSYLEKYTVVERTVTRWHPEQCREDHMIVEKRTKELEAPVKASLKTKFIQNHDVKLKQGLVGTIRNLSLVRVSLFFVSIFLIVSCCLMDCLN